The proteins below are encoded in one region of Amycolatopsis acidiphila:
- a CDS encoding CYTH and CHAD domain-containing protein: protein MNSPTPMTVVERERKFDLDADQPVPRLDGVGPVAAQREPVETTLHATYFDTPGYRLARARTTLRRRTGGGDEGWHLKRPVADEAREEVHLPLDSGTDTVPEGLRELVESVLGGEELAPVVHLKTVRRSHDLVNAEGAVLATLTDDQVSGETAGDVLHLDGWRELEVELAPSADPALLGTLGDALVAAGARPGHWPSKLRRLLGDRVPSDEEAPGRRSNAGDVVVAYLRGQLAAVREHDLGVRRDDEDSVHQLRVAMRRMRSALTVFRHVLDRAATRGVSAELKWAAGELSPARDTEVLHAYLAERLAGLPAEALVGDAAARLDAHFEQQATEARARAREALKGGRYAALIGSLEQLLAEPPLTARAAEPAKAELGRAIERAHRKLSRAVERLGELEPGPDLDAGLHEVRKKAKRARYGAEAVEPVAGKGLRRWQQSVKAVQRTLGGHHDSVVAREVLRDLGGTPGAFSYGVLYDRELGRAAALHQRFTEQWREVSPP from the coding sequence ATGAACTCCCCCACACCCATGACCGTGGTGGAGCGGGAACGGAAGTTCGACCTCGACGCCGACCAGCCCGTCCCCCGGCTGGACGGCGTGGGACCCGTTGCCGCACAACGAGAACCGGTCGAGACGACGCTGCACGCGACCTACTTCGACACGCCGGGCTACCGGCTCGCGCGGGCGAGGACCACCCTGCGGCGGCGCACCGGCGGCGGGGACGAGGGCTGGCATCTCAAACGGCCGGTGGCCGACGAGGCCCGCGAAGAGGTCCATCTCCCCCTCGACAGCGGCACGGACACGGTGCCGGAGGGGTTGCGGGAGCTGGTCGAGTCCGTGCTCGGCGGCGAGGAGCTGGCGCCGGTCGTGCACCTCAAGACCGTGCGCCGCAGCCACGACCTCGTGAACGCCGAAGGCGCGGTGCTCGCCACGCTGACCGACGACCAGGTCTCCGGCGAGACGGCCGGCGACGTGCTGCACCTGGACGGCTGGCGCGAGCTGGAGGTCGAGCTGGCGCCCTCGGCCGATCCCGCACTGCTCGGCACGCTCGGCGACGCGCTGGTGGCGGCGGGCGCGCGGCCCGGGCACTGGCCGTCGAAGCTGCGGCGGCTGCTCGGCGATCGCGTGCCGTCCGACGAGGAGGCGCCCGGCCGCCGGTCGAACGCCGGTGACGTGGTCGTGGCCTATCTGCGCGGGCAGCTGGCGGCCGTGCGGGAGCACGATCTGGGCGTCCGGCGCGACGACGAGGACTCCGTGCACCAGCTGCGGGTCGCGATGCGGCGGATGCGCAGCGCCCTCACGGTCTTCCGGCACGTGCTCGATCGGGCGGCCACGCGCGGGGTGTCGGCCGAGCTGAAGTGGGCCGCCGGGGAGCTGTCCCCGGCGCGGGACACCGAAGTGCTGCACGCGTACCTGGCGGAGCGGCTGGCCGGACTACCCGCCGAAGCCCTCGTCGGCGACGCCGCGGCACGGCTCGACGCGCACTTCGAGCAGCAGGCCACCGAGGCGAGGGCGCGGGCGCGTGAAGCACTCAAGGGCGGCCGGTACGCCGCGTTGATCGGCTCCCTGGAACAGCTGCTGGCCGAGCCACCGCTGACCGCCAGGGCGGCGGAGCCGGCGAAGGCCGAGCTGGGCCGGGCGATCGAGCGGGCGCACCGGAAGCTGAGCCGGGCCGTCGAGCGGCTGGGCGAGCTGGAGCCCGGCCCGGATCTCGACGCGGGGCTGCACGAGGTGCGGAAGAAGGCCAAGCGGGCGCGCTACGGCGCCGAGGCGGTGGAACCGGTGGCGGGCAAGGGACTGCGCCGGTGGCAGCAGTCGGTCAAGGCCGTGCAGCGGACGCTCGGCGGGCACCACGATTCGGTGGTGGCGCGGGAGGTCCTGCGTGACCTGGGCGGCACACCGGGCGCCTTCAGCTATGGCGTGCTCTACGACCGTGAGCTCGGCCGGGCCGCCGCGTTGCACCAGCGGTTCACCGAGCAGTGGCGCGAGGTCTCCCCGCCCTGA
- a CDS encoding lytic transglycosylase domain-containing protein — protein sequence MRREDRRTAERQSRRSQAHRAKAGALAVASLALVPLLSSGGVPLGLTSTVDTHAVGADGRAPEQPALSPGLLAAAGSPMMLAQQLPSFDDVPITPLGAPVVGALGIPESALRAYHRAEQEVARFAPNCHVSWSLLASIGRIESNHARGGRVDAHGTTLAPILGPILDGAGVAAIPDTDGGAYDGDTRWDRAVGPMQFIPGTWHHYASDGNGDGVADPDNLYDASLAAGKFLCAGGADLRDPQQRAQAVFRYNQSDSYVRTVLLWADAYAGGANSVPDGQLPAGPVDGSAGLPGPAVEAPPAPVLAAAGTPAPPTSPPPSGGTSTTSTTSLPRFTPPSRTSTTSATTTTTPTTTTSGTPTSPTCPTTPPSTSDTTTTTATPPATTTTTPSTTPPPACG from the coding sequence ATGCGACGTGAGGACCGCCGGACCGCCGAGCGGCAGAGCCGGAGATCCCAGGCGCACCGCGCTAAAGCCGGCGCGCTGGCGGTGGCGTCGCTGGCACTGGTCCCGCTCCTGTCCAGCGGCGGCGTCCCACTCGGACTGACGTCCACTGTGGACACCCACGCCGTCGGCGCGGACGGGCGGGCGCCCGAGCAGCCCGCGCTGAGCCCGGGACTGCTCGCCGCCGCGGGCAGCCCGATGATGCTGGCCCAGCAGCTGCCCTCGTTCGACGACGTGCCCATCACGCCGCTCGGGGCGCCGGTGGTCGGCGCGCTCGGCATCCCCGAGTCCGCGCTACGGGCCTATCACCGCGCCGAGCAGGAGGTGGCCCGGTTCGCGCCGAACTGCCACGTCAGCTGGTCGTTGCTGGCCTCCATCGGGCGGATCGAGTCGAACCACGCGCGCGGCGGCAGGGTCGACGCACACGGCACCACGCTCGCGCCGATCCTCGGCCCGATCCTCGACGGCGCCGGCGTCGCCGCGATCCCGGACACCGACGGCGGCGCCTACGACGGCGACACCCGGTGGGACCGCGCGGTCGGGCCGATGCAGTTCATCCCGGGCACCTGGCACCACTACGCGTCCGACGGCAACGGCGACGGCGTGGCCGACCCGGACAACCTCTACGACGCCTCCCTCGCGGCAGGGAAGTTCCTGTGCGCGGGCGGCGCGGACCTGCGTGACCCGCAGCAGCGCGCGCAGGCGGTGTTCCGCTACAACCAGTCGGACTCCTACGTCCGCACCGTCCTGCTGTGGGCCGACGCGTACGCCGGCGGCGCGAACTCGGTGCCCGACGGCCAGCTGCCCGCCGGTCCCGTCGACGGGTCCGCGGGCCTGCCCGGCCCGGCCGTCGAAGCGCCGCCGGCGCCGGTGCTCGCGGCGGCCGGCACGCCCGCGCCTCCGACGAGTCCGCCGCCGTCGGGCGGCACGTCGACGACGAGCACGACCTCATTGCCCCGCTTCACCCCGCCGAGCAGGACCAGCACGACATCAGCCACCACGACGACGACGCCGACCACCACGACGAGCGGAACGCCGACCTCGCCGACCTGCCCGACGACCCCACCGTCCACATCGGACACGACGACGACCACGGCGACCCCGCCCGCCACCACGACGACCACGCCGTCGACGACCCCGCCGCCGGCCTGCGGCTGA
- a CDS encoding ANTAR domain-containing protein: MTSEQEWTADRTRFARDGQGDLAWEGPLARQFDALGELLLTGITVAEVLDRVVGAAKALVSPADMVSVTLRAPSGIYTTPVRTDKLADELDQLQYTHDEGPCVEATRTPGAAVVEVPDLTANSPWSRWGPAATRAGVHSVFAVGLFPTNAPPRLGALNFYAFRPYGLDGIDRQLAILLAGYAATALTATEAVTAAELEAAQLREALRSRDVIGQAKGILMQRQGIGADEAFDILRRTSQDLNVKLAEVAAMLVRRRNEI, from the coding sequence GTGACCAGCGAGCAGGAATGGACCGCGGACCGCACCCGGTTCGCCCGCGACGGGCAGGGCGACCTGGCGTGGGAGGGCCCGCTCGCCCGGCAGTTCGACGCGCTCGGCGAGCTGCTGCTGACCGGTATCACGGTCGCCGAGGTCCTCGACCGGGTCGTGGGGGCGGCGAAGGCGCTGGTTTCGCCCGCCGACATGGTGAGCGTGACGTTGCGTGCCCCGTCCGGCATCTACACGACGCCGGTGCGCACGGACAAGCTGGCCGACGAGCTCGACCAACTGCAGTACACCCACGACGAGGGCCCGTGCGTCGAGGCCACCCGCACCCCGGGCGCGGCCGTCGTCGAGGTGCCGGACCTCACCGCGAACTCCCCGTGGTCCCGGTGGGGCCCGGCGGCGACGAGGGCCGGTGTGCACAGCGTGTTCGCGGTGGGGTTGTTTCCCACCAACGCGCCGCCCAGGCTGGGCGCGCTCAACTTCTACGCCTTCCGGCCGTATGGGCTCGACGGCATCGACCGTCAGCTGGCGATCCTGCTGGCCGGCTACGCGGCGACCGCGCTGACCGCCACCGAGGCGGTCACGGCGGCGGAGCTGGAGGCCGCGCAGCTGCGCGAGGCGCTGCGCTCGCGGGACGTGATCGGCCAGGCGAAGGGCATCCTGATGCAGCGCCAGGGCATCGGCGCCGACGAGGCGTTCGACATCCTGCGCCGCACCTCCCAGGATCTCAACGTCAAGCTGGCCGAGGTAGCGGCGATGCTGGTGCGGCGGCGCAACGAGATCTGA
- a CDS encoding amino acid permease yields MTVTPAHPRTEAGQDAGELSAFGYGQQLRRRIGGYGSFAAGFSFVSILTTVFQLFFFGFSFGGPAFFWTWPIVLAGQLLVALCFAELAARYPISGAIYQWASRLGGRGWGWTAGWLMMVAQVVTLAGAAIALQVVLPPVWSGFQLVRGDTSLTSTSGAANAVVLGVLLLAVTTAVNAIGVRLMSVVNSVGVTCELVGVALLCVALFSHAERGPGIVLRTEGLAGHGYLWAFAVSGLMAAYVLVGFDSAGELSEETRDPRRTTPRTILRAVLVSGLGGALMLLATLMAAASVTDGSLGDPARGLPYVLTSRLGDTLGRVFLVDVAIAVSVCTLAIQTSATRMVFSMARDRVLPFARGLSAVNSRTGTPVRASALVAVLAAALLLVNVGNAALFTTLASVCIMLLYLAYLMVTLPLLVRRLRGGVRPAGNLFSLGRWGVVVNGLAVVWGALMAVNLGWPRAEVFDPAGGNRYLQWFAPLFLIGTLLVGALAYAVQARRPAETPALALEGAE; encoded by the coding sequence ATGACCGTGACACCAGCGCATCCCCGAACCGAGGCCGGCCAGGACGCGGGCGAGCTGTCCGCGTTCGGCTACGGCCAGCAGCTGCGGCGCAGGATCGGCGGCTACGGGTCGTTCGCCGCGGGGTTCTCGTTCGTCTCGATCCTGACGACCGTGTTCCAGCTGTTCTTCTTCGGCTTCTCCTTCGGCGGCCCGGCGTTCTTCTGGACCTGGCCGATCGTGCTGGCCGGCCAGCTGCTCGTCGCGCTGTGCTTCGCCGAGCTCGCCGCCCGCTACCCGATCTCCGGGGCGATCTACCAATGGGCCAGCAGGCTCGGCGGGCGCGGATGGGGCTGGACCGCGGGCTGGCTGATGATGGTCGCGCAGGTGGTGACGCTCGCGGGCGCGGCGATCGCGCTGCAGGTAGTGCTGCCGCCGGTGTGGTCGGGCTTCCAGCTCGTGCGGGGCGACACCTCGCTCACCAGCACGTCCGGCGCGGCGAACGCGGTGGTGCTGGGCGTGCTGCTGCTCGCGGTCACCACGGCCGTCAACGCGATCGGCGTGCGCCTGATGTCGGTGGTCAACAGCGTCGGCGTGACGTGTGAGCTGGTGGGGGTGGCGCTGCTGTGCGTCGCCCTGTTCTCGCACGCCGAGCGCGGTCCGGGCATCGTGCTGCGGACCGAGGGCCTGGCCGGGCACGGCTACCTGTGGGCGTTCGCGGTGTCCGGGCTGATGGCCGCCTACGTGCTGGTCGGGTTCGACAGCGCGGGCGAGCTGTCGGAGGAGACGCGGGATCCGCGCCGGACCACGCCGCGGACGATCCTGCGTGCCGTCCTGGTGTCCGGGCTGGGCGGCGCGCTGATGCTGCTGGCGACCCTGATGGCCGCCGCCAGCGTGACCGACGGCAGCCTCGGCGATCCGGCCCGCGGCCTGCCCTACGTGCTGACCAGCAGGCTCGGCGACACACTGGGCCGGGTGTTCCTGGTCGACGTCGCGATCGCGGTGTCGGTGTGCACGCTGGCGATCCAGACCTCGGCGACCCGGATGGTGTTCTCCATGGCGCGCGACCGGGTGCTGCCGTTCGCGCGCGGGCTGTCGGCGGTCAACTCGCGCACCGGCACGCCGGTGCGGGCGTCCGCGTTGGTCGCCGTGCTCGCGGCCGCGTTGCTGCTGGTGAACGTGGGCAACGCCGCGTTGTTCACCACGCTCGCGAGCGTGTGCATCATGCTGCTGTACCTGGCCTACCTGATGGTGACGCTGCCGCTGCTCGTCCGGCGGCTGCGGGGCGGCGTGCGGCCGGCGGGGAACCTGTTCAGCCTGGGCCGCTGGGGCGTCGTGGTGAACGGGCTCGCGGTCGTCTGGGGTGCGCTCATGGCGGTGAACCTGGGCTGGCCGCGGGCCGAGGTCTTCGACCCGGCGGGCGGCAACCGCTACCTGCAGTGGTTCGCCCCGTTGTTCCTCATCGGCACGCTGCTGGTCGGCGCGCTGGCGTACGCCGTACAGGCGCGCCGCCCGGCCGAGACTCCCGCGCTGGCCCTGGAGGGTGCGGAATGA
- a CDS encoding urea amidolyase associated protein UAAP1, with the protein MSEVLLSHEIPGGAAWSVLVRAGRELRLTALEAGANCSTLLYAAHHPVDRLNVPDTLKAQMSARVHAPMVLMSDRGTALCSVTGSSLDWHDALCGHSCDAQLERLGPSSYHAERNAWRRSARAGLLGELRKHGRGPADLHACVNFFAKVATSGDGTLTFMPGHASAGDWVTLRAEQDVLVVLSTSPHPLDPQWTPPAVLAEVRATAVPGADDPSWTFRDESARALRAAREVLA; encoded by the coding sequence ATGAGCGAGGTGCTGCTGTCCCACGAGATCCCCGGCGGCGCCGCGTGGTCGGTCCTGGTGCGGGCCGGACGCGAGCTGCGGCTCACCGCGCTCGAGGCGGGCGCCAACTGCTCCACGCTGCTGTACGCGGCGCACCACCCCGTCGACCGGCTCAACGTGCCGGACACCCTCAAGGCGCAGATGAGCGCGCGGGTGCACGCGCCGATGGTGCTGATGTCCGACCGGGGTACCGCGCTGTGCTCGGTCACCGGGTCGTCGCTGGACTGGCACGACGCGTTGTGCGGCCATTCCTGCGACGCGCAGCTGGAAAGGCTCGGCCCGTCGAGCTACCACGCCGAGCGCAACGCCTGGCGCCGCTCCGCCCGCGCGGGCCTGCTCGGCGAGCTGCGCAAACACGGCCGCGGCCCGGCCGACCTGCACGCCTGCGTCAACTTCTTCGCGAAGGTCGCCACCTCCGGCGATGGCACCCTCACGTTCATGCCGGGCCACGCGTCGGCGGGCGACTGGGTCACCTTGCGCGCCGAACAGGACGTCCTCGTCGTGCTGTCCACGTCCCCGCATCCACTCGATCCACAATGGACGCCTCCCGCCGTGCTCGCCGAGGTCCGGGCCACGGCCGTACCCGGTGCCGACGACCCGTCGTGGACGTTCCGCGACGAGAGCGCACGTGCTCTGCGAGCCGCCCGGGAGGTGCTGGCATGA
- a CDS encoding urea amidolyase associated protein UAAP2 produces the protein MTGTILPVRESELDPATAVLDVTVADGDGHLGVIPAGGSLRIVDLHGNQAVDTLFYDAADVGNRYSAMDTVREQGAAYLTAGSRLLSVNLDVLATITADTCGRHDTLGGACAQESNVVRYGEHTRHQHACRETFLRYGAEVGIGARDLGHNINFFMNVPLTADGGLSFEDGLSGPGKYVEVRAERDLYVLISNCPQLNNPCNGWDPTPVRLLGWWRA, from the coding sequence ATGACCGGGACGATCCTGCCCGTCCGGGAGAGCGAGCTCGACCCGGCGACGGCCGTGCTGGACGTGACGGTGGCCGACGGGGACGGCCATCTCGGCGTCATCCCGGCCGGCGGCAGCCTCCGCATCGTGGACCTGCACGGGAACCAGGCCGTCGACACGCTGTTCTACGACGCGGCCGACGTCGGCAACCGGTACAGCGCGATGGACACCGTGCGCGAACAGGGCGCGGCGTACCTCACCGCGGGCTCGCGGCTGTTGTCGGTGAACCTCGACGTGCTCGCCACCATCACCGCGGACACCTGCGGGCGGCACGACACCCTCGGCGGGGCGTGCGCGCAGGAGTCCAATGTGGTCCGCTACGGCGAGCACACCCGGCACCAGCACGCGTGCCGGGAGACGTTCCTGCGCTACGGCGCCGAGGTGGGGATCGGCGCCCGCGACCTCGGGCACAACATCAACTTCTTCATGAACGTGCCGCTGACCGCGGACGGCGGGCTGAGCTTCGAAGACGGCCTGTCCGGGCCGGGCAAGTACGTCGAGGTGCGCGCCGAGCGCGACCTGTACGTGCTGATCAGCAACTGCCCGCAGCTGAACAACCCCTGCAACGGCTGGGACCCCACGCCGGTCCGGCTGCTCGGGTGGTGGCGCGCATGA
- a CDS encoding 5-oxoprolinase/urea amidolyase family protein has protein sequence MTTMDARQATATMAVLAPGTQTTVQDLAGRGGMWDVGVPPSGAWDDLSFALANLAVGNPPAAAGLEAVVTGPVLRFDRRTTVCLTGAAPEATVDGRPLRPGMVTSVLPGSIVDIGRCGGPGMRAYLAVGGGLVVPEVFGSRTTFLLGGFGGFGGRALTAGDELVVGRTENLAAPVDVTALLPPMKTNWTVRVLAGPHGAPEHLTPEGAAELLAAAWTVDHRADRTGVRLAGPAPRWARQDGGEAGLHPSNIHDSAYPVGGIMLSGDTPVVVGPDGPSLGGFVVPFTVIRADRWIFAQARPGDAIRLVLVSPEDAETANTRRSALLADPRAAVAAEFERTLAGLPATAPVPPAARPELLREHGLLLERPAAGPAPALVIRRAGDHHLLVEAGPAVLDLRVRVWIHLLARALRAAATAGVEELVEGVRSLLVRVDPDRLPLPRLAGLLGELAAQVPDPAGVTLDVREVTLPIAFDHPAAHEAMTRYARSVRPDAPWCPDNVEFIRRINDLPERDDVFRLVQEATYLVIGLGDVYLGAPVALPIDPRHRLVTTKYDPARTWTPQNAVGIGGVYLCVYGMEGPGGYQLVGRTVPVWRHVPGSAEPPWLLRQFDRLRFVPVTAEELADRRADVKAGRRTLACAPATFALSEVDELEARHREEITRFRAGRQAAFHAERERWQTR, from the coding sequence ATGACCACGATGGACGCCCGGCAGGCCACCGCGACCATGGCCGTGCTGGCCCCGGGCACCCAGACGACCGTGCAGGACCTCGCCGGACGCGGCGGCATGTGGGACGTCGGCGTGCCTCCTTCGGGCGCCTGGGACGACCTGTCGTTCGCGCTCGCCAACCTCGCCGTCGGCAACCCGCCGGCCGCCGCGGGACTGGAGGCCGTGGTCACCGGCCCGGTGCTGCGGTTCGACCGCCGGACCACCGTATGCCTCACGGGCGCGGCACCGGAGGCCACTGTGGACGGTCGTCCGCTGCGGCCCGGGATGGTCACCTCGGTCCTGCCTGGATCCATTGTGGACATCGGCCGGTGCGGTGGTCCCGGGATGCGGGCGTACCTCGCCGTCGGCGGTGGTCTCGTCGTGCCGGAGGTGTTCGGCAGCCGGACGACGTTCCTGCTCGGCGGGTTCGGTGGCTTCGGCGGCCGGGCGCTGACCGCCGGGGACGAGCTCGTCGTCGGCCGCACGGAGAACCTGGCCGCGCCCGTGGACGTGACCGCGCTGCTGCCGCCGATGAAGACGAACTGGACGGTGCGCGTGCTGGCGGGCCCGCACGGCGCTCCGGAGCATCTCACGCCCGAAGGCGCGGCCGAACTCCTCGCCGCCGCCTGGACGGTCGACCACCGCGCCGACCGCACCGGTGTGCGCCTCGCCGGCCCGGCACCGCGGTGGGCCCGGCAGGACGGTGGCGAGGCCGGGCTGCACCCGTCCAACATCCACGACAGCGCCTATCCGGTCGGCGGGATCATGCTGTCCGGGGACACGCCGGTCGTCGTCGGCCCGGACGGCCCGAGCCTCGGGGGGTTCGTGGTGCCGTTCACCGTGATCCGGGCCGACCGCTGGATCTTCGCGCAGGCCCGCCCCGGCGACGCGATCCGGCTGGTGCTGGTGTCACCGGAGGACGCCGAGACCGCCAACACGCGGCGCTCGGCCCTGCTCGCCGATCCGCGGGCCGCGGTCGCCGCGGAGTTCGAGCGGACCTTGGCCGGACTGCCCGCCACCGCGCCGGTGCCGCCCGCAGCGCGGCCGGAGTTGTTGCGGGAGCACGGCTTGCTGCTCGAACGGCCGGCCGCGGGTCCCGCGCCCGCGCTGGTGATCCGCCGTGCCGGGGACCACCATCTGCTCGTCGAGGCCGGCCCCGCGGTGCTGGACCTGCGGGTCCGGGTGTGGATCCACCTGCTGGCGCGGGCCCTGCGGGCCGCCGCCACCGCCGGGGTCGAGGAACTGGTCGAGGGGGTGCGTTCGCTGCTGGTGCGGGTCGACCCGGACCGGCTGCCCCTCCCCCGGCTCGCCGGGCTGCTCGGCGAGCTGGCCGCGCAGGTGCCGGACCCGGCGGGGGTGACGCTGGACGTGCGCGAGGTGACCCTGCCGATCGCGTTCGACCATCCCGCCGCGCACGAGGCGATGACCCGGTACGCCCGCTCGGTACGCCCGGACGCGCCGTGGTGCCCGGACAACGTCGAGTTCATCCGGCGCATCAACGACCTGCCGGAACGGGACGACGTGTTCCGGCTCGTCCAGGAGGCGACGTACCTGGTCATCGGGCTCGGCGACGTCTACCTCGGGGCGCCGGTCGCGTTGCCGATCGATCCGCGGCACCGGCTGGTCACCACGAAGTACGACCCGGCGCGCACCTGGACCCCGCAGAACGCCGTCGGCATCGGCGGGGTGTACCTGTGCGTCTACGGCATGGAGGGGCCCGGGGGGTACCAGCTGGTCGGGCGGACGGTGCCGGTGTGGCGGCACGTGCCCGGCTCCGCGGAGCCGCCGTGGCTGCTGCGCCAGTTCGACCGCCTGCGGTTCGTGCCCGTCACGGCCGAGGAGCTCGCGGACCGGCGGGCGGACGTCAAGGCGGGCCGGCGGACACTCGCCTGCGCGCCCGCGACGTTCGCACTGTCCGAAGTGGATGAGCTGGAGGCGCGGCACCGGGAGGAGATCACCCGGTTCCGGGCCGGCCGGCAGGCGGCTTTCCACGCCGAGCGGGAGAGGTGGCAGACCCGGTGA
- the atzF gene encoding allophanate hydrolase: protein MNNDPLAALKAAREIGQPAFITLLDEDRVREPSTSDGPLAGVPFAVKDNIDVAGVPTTAACPDLTTPASESAFAVRRLHEHGAVPIGKTNLDQFATGLVGTRSPYGTCHSAASVAHVSGGSSSGSAVAVALGVVPFALGTDTAGSGRVPAAFNGLVGVKPSRGLVSTRGVLPACPSLDCVTTLTRTVTDARPVLDALIAHDAEDPYARPMPALLPAGVARRMRVVAVPDGPLDLDPEHAQAWTAALAHAAAVGQVVRVDVGPFLAAARLLYEAAFVAERLAVFGHLLEEGRQVDPTVRQIVLGARRFSGADAFSGLHELARLRSVAKRVFAGADAVLLPVTPGHPTLAEVAADPVGANSRLGTFTNMANLLDLCAVAVPAGQRPDGLPFGVQLLAPAFADGPLLDFAARWTGEPVEPPPVRTLLAVAGAHLTGQPANADLVRLGGVLHSRGRTGPGYRMYTVDGPFPRPGLLHTGDGPAAGIEVEVWDLPQAALGALLPTIAEPLHLGPLGLDDGSTVLGFVADTGCADSTRDITAYGGWRAYLAGR, encoded by the coding sequence GTGAACAACGATCCACTGGCCGCGCTGAAGGCCGCGCGGGAGATCGGGCAACCCGCGTTCATCACCCTCCTCGACGAGGACCGCGTCCGCGAGCCGTCCACCTCGGACGGTCCGCTCGCCGGAGTGCCGTTCGCGGTCAAGGACAACATCGACGTCGCCGGGGTGCCGACGACGGCGGCGTGCCCGGATCTCACGACCCCGGCGAGCGAATCGGCCTTCGCCGTGCGACGGCTGCACGAGCACGGGGCGGTGCCGATCGGGAAGACCAACCTCGACCAGTTCGCGACCGGTCTGGTCGGCACCCGCTCCCCCTACGGCACCTGCCACAGTGCCGCCTCGGTCGCGCATGTCAGCGGCGGCAGCAGCTCCGGCAGCGCGGTCGCGGTGGCACTCGGGGTGGTGCCGTTCGCACTCGGGACCGACACCGCGGGCAGCGGACGGGTGCCGGCGGCGTTCAACGGCCTCGTCGGCGTGAAGCCGTCGCGCGGACTGGTGTCGACGCGGGGTGTGCTGCCCGCGTGCCCGTCGCTGGACTGCGTCACGACGCTGACCAGGACGGTCACCGACGCGCGTCCCGTGCTGGACGCGCTGATCGCCCACGACGCGGAAGATCCGTATGCACGGCCGATGCCCGCACTGCTGCCGGCGGGTGTCGCGCGACGAATGCGGGTGGTCGCGGTGCCGGACGGACCGCTGGACCTGGACCCGGAGCACGCCCAGGCGTGGACGGCGGCGCTCGCGCACGCCGCCGCGGTCGGGCAGGTGGTGCGGGTGGACGTCGGGCCGTTCCTGGCGGCGGCACGGCTGCTGTACGAAGCGGCGTTCGTCGCGGAGCGGCTCGCGGTCTTCGGGCACCTGCTGGAGGAGGGCCGGCAGGTCGATCCGACGGTGCGGCAGATCGTGCTGGGAGCGCGGCGCTTCTCCGGCGCGGACGCGTTCAGCGGGCTCCACGAGCTCGCCCGGTTGCGGTCGGTGGCCAAGCGGGTCTTCGCCGGGGCCGACGCGGTGCTGCTGCCCGTCACCCCGGGGCATCCGACGCTCGCCGAGGTGGCGGCGGACCCGGTCGGAGCGAACTCACGCCTCGGCACGTTCACGAACATGGCGAACCTGCTGGACCTGTGCGCGGTGGCGGTGCCTGCGGGGCAGCGCCCGGACGGCCTGCCGTTCGGGGTGCAGCTGCTCGCCCCGGCGTTCGCGGACGGGCCGTTGCTGGACTTCGCCGCGCGCTGGACCGGTGAGCCGGTGGAACCTCCGCCGGTGCGGACCCTGCTCGCCGTCGCCGGTGCCCACCTGACGGGCCAGCCCGCGAACGCGGACCTCGTCCGGCTCGGCGGCGTCCTGCACAGCCGCGGCCGCACCGGGCCCGGCTACCGGATGTACACAGTGGACGGTCCGTTCCCGCGACCCGGCCTGCTGCACACCGGCGACGGGCCCGCGGCGGGGATCGAGGTGGAGGTGTGGGACCTGCCGCAGGCCGCGCTCGGCGCGTTGCTGCCCACCATCGCCGAGCCGCTGCACCTGGGCCCGCTCGGCCTCGACGACGGAAGCACCGTCCTCGGGTTCGTCGCGGACACCGGCTGCGCCGACTCCACGCGCGACATCACCGCGTACGGCGGCTGGCGAGCATACCTCGCGGGCCGCTGA